From one Drosophila ananassae strain 14024-0371.13 chromosome 4 unlocalized genomic scaffold, ASM1763931v2 tig00000061, whole genome shotgun sequence genomic stretch:
- the LOC6506063 gene encoding protein BCL9 homolog isoform X4, with the protein MAQSPVQAHPNTDASSSSATALGMAIGKVIGGSNSPKHVKNEPFSTMSPDQSKNSEEISEKPGTSNEKSLVLPTAGKGVTVGTNCTDGQSSKATCVVGATGSPILRQNSSSSINSCLGTSPNTSEQSNSSNLSASSALNPNVDSDVVQKEDPAKNKNIGNEENMEKTSCKAKSLGSGIGSASGLAVTGALKEEPADILNSLVNIKKEERENLSPSISPVGFGSIGMDNSNISVKIEMSNNVNEKMEPLTLNNEELGMESITCNQLNADILNESVPGLAIGLNSSHGTGLPQCSAVGSGAGSGVSNMLPVNPNSSGLANCLDYMQQQNHIYVFSTQLANKGAESVLNGHFQTIIAYHCTQPATKSFLEDFFMKNPLKMNKLQRQGSLGMPWIGVTSGSMATNSSVSKTSVQPHLQQKPLLNIKPSISQTDNLKRNSLIGNNSGFTEQSNPLSNDNDLMCWESGTDSSGANGNVSGSVSISRSNLDGSSASGEAHAIKLLEAAGVDLGTVQKVSDSCLTHENNIVSLQGVKVPDENLTPQQRQHREEQLAKIKKMNQFLFPEHENTVGVSVSNHMPKLQGDIMIGVSGSGVSSMINPQMRQMPLLGTVKPELISGQAKGIAEDVILPIDVMADIGSVMGCNNNQKNSLQGGSGSGVSSATGGSANTMNVNIQSSLNSTDLLPPFGNTTCSASSVGSGTDIPKNVTNQEGLNQGHQTGVTQMEWSKLQQQFFDERLKGTKAKTGSTSIHQQSSVNGGSTSNNQVRSLQGPPPPYHSTQRSASVPIDSQSPNPSSPNNLSLPSPRTTGTSMGLPSNSPNIETSLPGSAATAIVSNIGAPTSTAQPSTATLSGSKNCFQGEVLSPLNHNSSRNRNNGSTSSLTLNLNSNPGTPLSHVSPKELEHFNQNSTGHVRFWPFTLRLDKKVGPFNPSRSLWSLHDFCG; encoded by the exons atgGCACAGAGTCCAGTTCAAGCTCATCCAAACACTGATGCTTCCTCAAGTAGTGCAACTGCCCTTGGGATGGCCATAGGAAAAGTAATTGGAGGGTCCAACTCTCCAAAACATGTTAAGAACGAACCATTTTCCACAATGTCGCCGG acCAATCTAAAAATTCTGAAGAAATTTCGGAGAAACCCGGAACAAGTAACGAAAAGAGTTTAGTTCTCCCAACTGCTGGAAAAGGCGTTACCGTAGGAACTAATTGTACAGATGGGCAATCATCAAAAGCGACATGTGTTGTAGGTGCCACCGGTTCACCTATTCTAAGGCAAAACTCTTCAAGCAGCATAAATTCCTGCCTTGGAACGTCTCCAAACACCAGCGAACAATCTAATAGTAGTAATTTATCTGCTTCTTCTGCATTAAATCCAAATGTGGACAGTGACGTTGTTCAAAAAGAGGATCcagctaaaaacaaaaatattggaaatgAAGAAAATATGG AAAAAACTTCCTGTAAGGCTAAAAGCTTAGGTTCTGGAATTGGATCGGCATCTGGATTGGCAGTAACTGGCGCTTTAAAGGAAGAACCAGCTGATATTCTTAATAGTTTggtgaatataaaaaaagaagaaagagAAAATCTGTCGCCAAGTATATCACCTGTTGGGTTTGGTTCTATTGGCATGGACAATTCAAACATCTCTG TAAAAATCGAGATGAGCAATAATGTTAACGAAAAGATGGAGCCACTGACCCTAAATAATGAAGAACTGGGAATGGAATCCATTACGTGCAATCAGTTAAACGCCGATATACTTAATGAATCTGTGCCCGGATTGGCTATTGGCTTGAATTCTTCTCATGGTACTGGCTTACCGCAATGTTCTGCAGTTGGATCTGGAGCTGGTTCCGGTGTGAGCAATATGTTGCCAGTTAATCCGAATTCATCCGGATTAGCAAACTGCTTAGACTATATGCAACAGCAAAatcatatatatgtattttctACCCAGCTGGCAAACAAAGGAGCTGAATCAGTTTTAAATGGTCATTTCCAAACAATTATTGCTTATCATTGCACGCAACCAGCTACTAAAAGCTTTCTTGAagatttttttatgaagaatCCGCTAAAAATGAATAAGCTACAACGACAGGGTTCGTTGGGGATGCCGTGGATAGGAGTTACATCGGGATCTATGGCAACGAATTCTTCGGTTTCCAAAACATCAGTTCAGCCGCATCTACAACAGAAGCCTCTTTTAAACATAAAACCTTCTATCAGTCAAACGGATAATCTTAAACGTAACTCTTTGATTGGAAATAATAGTGGATTTACAGAGCAGTCAAATCCATTATCTAATGATAACGATCTTATGTGCTGGGAAAGTGGAACAGACAGTAGCGGCGCCAATGGTAATGTAAGTGGCTCCGTTTCAATTTCTCGAAGTAATTTAGACGGGAGCAGCGCTTCCGGTGAGGCACATGCTATTAAACTTCTGGAAGCAGCTGGCGTAGATTTGGGAACAGTACAAAAAGTTAGCGATTCGTGTCTGACCCACGAGAACAATATTGTTTCATTACAGGGCGTAAAGGTTCCCGATGAAAATCTAACACCACAACAGCGACAACACAGAGAAGAGCAGttagcaaaaattaaaaaaatgaacCAATTTTTATTTCCCGAGCACGAAAATACTGTTGGTGTCAGTGTATCAAATCATATGCCAAAGTTACAAGGTGACATAATGATTGGTGTTTCAGGGAGCGGAGTAAGTTCCATGATTAATCCTCAAATGCGTCAAATGCCCTTGTTAGGAACAGTTAAGCCAGAACTCATTAGCGGACAGGCAAAAGGAATTGCGGAGGATGTTATTCTGCCCATTGATGTAATGGCAGATATCGGGTCTGTGATGGGCTGTAACAATAATCAGAAGAACAGCTTGCAGGGTGGATCAGGATCCGGAGTTTCATCTGCAACGGGTGGTTCTGCAAATACAATGAACGTGAATATTCAAAGCTCTTTAAATTCCACTGACTTGTTACCACCTTTTGGCAATACCACCTGCAGCGCAAGCAGTGTTGGATCTGGGACGGATATACCTAAAAACGTCACAAATCAAGAAGGTCTGAACCAAGGACATCAAACAGGAGTAACGCAAATGGAGTGGTCCAAGTTGCAGCAACAGTTTTTTGATGAGCGACTAAAAGGCACCAAAGCAAAAACAGGATCGACATCTATTCATCAGCAATCATCTGTTAATGGTGGCTCTACATCTAACAATCAGGTGCGATCTTTGCAGGGCCCGCCACCACCCTATCACTCCACGCAACGGTCGGCATCGGTGCCAATTGACTCTCAGTCCCCGAATCCCTCGAGTCCAAACAACTTATCCCTACCTTCACCTCGTACAACTGGCACAAGCATGGGATTACCGTCCAATTCGCCAAATATAGAAACCTCCTTGCCAGGATCGGCTGCGACTGCTATTGTTTCAAACATAGGAGCTCCGACATCAACGGCTCAACCTAGCACAGCAACTCTTAGTGGCTCTAAGAACTGTTTTCAAGGGGAAGTTTTATCACCTTTGAATCATAATTCAAGTCGAAATCGTAATAACGGATCAACAAGCTCTTTGACCCTTAATTTAAACAGCAATCCTGGAACTCCTCTTTCCCATGTTTCCCCAAAGGAACTGGAACACTTTAACCAGAATTCTACTG
- the LOC6506026 gene encoding zinc transporter ZIP9-B isoform X1 produces the protein MAEETLILTLLVCVMLVGSYIAGSIPMLMKLSEEKLKYVTVLGAGLLVGTALAVIIPEGIRSLYEGSGRTLPVIHETEHTQTIGLSLVLGFVFMMMVDVSQRRSNIGNDSKNSATLTLGLVVHAAADGIALGAAATTSHQDVELIVFLAIMLHKAPAAFGLVTFLLHEKVDRQKIRRHLALFSLSAPLLTLLTFFGIGQEQKETLNSVNATGIAMLFSAGTFLYVATVHVLPELTQGGIKHTGKHDYRLLEESRDVATIDVNGTHSVQSLKYSELLIMICGALLPLIITFSHKH, from the exons ATGGCTGAGGAGACATTAATTCTAACATTGTTAGTATGTGTTATGCTCGTGGGGTCTTATATTGCAGGGAGCATACCCATGTTGATGAAATTAAGCGAG gAAAAGTTAAAATATGTCACGGTTCTTGGTGCTGGATTGTTGGTTGGTACTGCTTTAGCTGTCATTATTCCGGAAGGAATAAGGTCGTTGTATGAGGGCAGTGGGCGAACGCTACCGGTAATACATGAGACTGAGCACACACAGACCATTGGCCTATCTCTTGTACTCGGTTTTGTTTTCATGATGATGGTAGACGTGTCACAGCGGAGAAGCAATATCGGAAACGACAGCAAAAATTCTGCTACTTTGACTCTTGGATTGGTAGTGCATGCTGCAG CGGATGGAATTGCTTTGGGTGCCGCAGCCACAACGAGTCATCAAGACGTTGAACTAATTGTTTTTTTAGCCATAATGCTGCATAAGGCACCAGCAGCCTTTGGCTTAGTGACCTTTTTATTGCATGAGAAAGTGGACCGTCAAAAAATAAGACGTCACCTGGCATTATTTTCGTTATCGGCACCTCTATTGACGCTTTTGACCTTTTTTGGAATAGGCCAGGAACAGAAAGAAACTCTAAATTCTGTCAACGCTACAGGAATAGCTATGTTGTTTTCCGCTGGAACGTTTTTGTATGTCGCTACTGTGCATGTGCTGCCGGAGCTTACTCAAGGCGGAATCAAACACACTGGAAAGCATGATTACCGTTTACTTGAAGAATCTCGCGATGTAGCCACAATTGACGTAAATGGAACTCATAGTGTGCAATCATTAAAGTATAGCGAACTTTTAATTATGATATGTGGAGCCCTATTACCTCTAATAATAACATTTAGCCATAAGCACTAg
- the LOC6506026 gene encoding zinc transporter ZIP9 isoform X2 — protein sequence MMMVDVSQRRSNIGNDSKNSATLTLGLVVHAAADGIALGAAATTSHQDVELIVFLAIMLHKAPAAFGLVTFLLHEKVDRQKIRRHLALFSLSAPLLTLLTFFGIGQEQKETLNSVNATGIAMLFSAGTFLYVATVHVLPELTQGGIKHTGKHDYRLLEESRDVATIDVNGTHSVQSLKYSELLIMICGALLPLIITFSHKH from the exons ATGATGATGGTAGACGTGTCACAGCGGAGAAGCAATATCGGAAACGACAGCAAAAATTCTGCTACTTTGACTCTTGGATTGGTAGTGCATGCTGCAG CGGATGGAATTGCTTTGGGTGCCGCAGCCACAACGAGTCATCAAGACGTTGAACTAATTGTTTTTTTAGCCATAATGCTGCATAAGGCACCAGCAGCCTTTGGCTTAGTGACCTTTTTATTGCATGAGAAAGTGGACCGTCAAAAAATAAGACGTCACCTGGCATTATTTTCGTTATCGGCACCTCTATTGACGCTTTTGACCTTTTTTGGAATAGGCCAGGAACAGAAAGAAACTCTAAATTCTGTCAACGCTACAGGAATAGCTATGTTGTTTTCCGCTGGAACGTTTTTGTATGTCGCTACTGTGCATGTGCTGCCGGAGCTTACTCAAGGCGGAATCAAACACACTGGAAAGCATGATTACCGTTTACTTGAAGAATCTCGCGATGTAGCCACAATTGACGTAAATGGAACTCATAGTGTGCAATCATTAAAGTATAGCGAACTTTTAATTATGATATGTGGAGCCCTATTACCTCTAATAATAACATTTAGCCATAAGCACTAg